The genome window AAGAGCCGGTGGCCGCGTTGTATCGGTTGAGGTCAATCACCGCGCCCGGCTTGCCGGCGTATCGAAATACGGGACCTGGAACCGTCTGTGGGTTGGAATTGTGGATATTCTAGGCGTTATGTGGCTGCAGAGCAGGGCCCACATACCCATTGTTGAAGAAGTAGTGCAGAAACAATAGCTGTGACCATGCTGAATAGTGGTATCCCTTTAGTAGTTACTCATTAATTTCATGGTAATCCATAAGTGATAGACAAAATTGCCAAGTTGATTATTGTATCGTTCGCCCTGTTTAGGCACGCGGCTTTTGCGGCAGAGTTCTCCCCACCCGGGGCTCCGACACAAAACTTGCTTGAGCATGAGTTGGAGTTGCATTCCAACAAACTTAAAACCCGCGTCGTGCGCATTAATCTGCCCCCCGGCTTTAATTCGCCGCTATATATACACGAAGTCCCCGGGCCTCGCTATGTGGTGAAGGGACAAGTCAAAATTGAAGAGGGTGCTGAGGCCCATGTTTATGGACCGACCGGTGTTTTCTGGGAAAGCGGGCGCTGGATGCGTATTGAAAACGTAGGCTCGGAAGAGGCTGAGTTATTGGCGGTCGAATTGACGCCGGCTGTCGCGGTCGAAGCTGCGCCGGTACAACAAAAATAGCGCACGCGGCGCACTCTTTTCGTCCTGAACAGTGAAAACAACGAAGCTACCGCCATTAATCAGATCGATACGCGAATTGATAGCCACGCCGTCTATCAGCTCTGCCGATGCTGCGTTGGACATGTCCAACGCAGCGGTGATCGACTTGTTATCCGACTGGTATTCGGCGGCTGGATTCCGAGTCAGCCAGCAAACGGTAGCACCGGGTAAACGCAACATGATTGCGACGCTCGGTGGCGGTACAGGCAGCGGAGAAGGACTGGTGCTGTCAGGACATACCGATACCGTGCCGTTTGACGAAGGCAAATGGAGCAAGAGCCCTTTCGCAGGAGAGGAGGCCGAGAACCGTATTTACGGTTTGGGTAGTTGCGATATGAAATCTTTTCTCGCCATCGCGCTTAACGCCGCGCAAGGGATCGATGCGGCGAAGTTGCGGCGACCCTTGACCGTACTGGCCACTGCGGACGAAGAAATATCGATGTCCGGCGCCAAACATCTGCTAGGCGAAAACATGAGGCTGGGGCGTTACGCCGTAATCGGAGAGCCGACAGGACTCAAGCCGATACGCACGCATAAAGGCGTGATGATGGAAAGCATACATATCCATGGTCAATCCGGACATTCCAGCGACCCGGCTCTAGGCGCAAACGCTATTGAAGGCATGTATCGCGTCATTGGCGAACTGCTGGCGTGGCGAGCGGAATTGCAAACTCAATACCGTAATCCGGCATTCCAGGTCGAAACGCCTACGTTGAATCTCGGCGTATTAAAGGGCGGCGATAACCCCAACAGAATCTGCGGTCATTGCGAACTGCAAATCGATATCCGCCCGTTGCCGGGCATGGACCTGAACGAGTTGCGCGAACGGATGAATGCGCGGCTGGATTCGCTACTGGGAGATTTCCCCGGATTGCGAATTGAAACCCGTCCGTTATTCGACGGACTTCCACCTTTCGAAACATCTCAAGATGCCGATATTGTAAAAGCCTGCGAGTATTATACCGGACAAGATTCCGCATCGGTTTCTTTCGGTACCGAAGCGCCTTTATTAGCCCGGACCGGTCTTGAAACAATTATTCTTGGGCCTGGAAACATAGCGCAAGCGCATCAGGCGGATGAATTTCTTGAAGTAGCCCAGATTCAACCGGCGATAAACATATTACAGCAGTTAATTCATAGATTTTGTATTGAAGTGCGATGAAAAACCAGTTCAAGAAAATTCTGGCGCTTTTGCTCCTTGGGTGAAATGCTTTTTGTGTTGTCCGCGACGTAGCTGCATAGCGCATCAATTCATACTTCGGTTAGAGATAATCCATGTTTTCATCTGGTTTTAATGCTGCTGGATTTGTCAGCAGTTTCCGTCACTCATCTCCCTATATTCACGCTCATCGCGGCAAGACCGTAGTTGTAGTTTTTGGCGGCGAAGTTATTGCCGACGCTTCGTTTTCAGGGTTGGTCAACGATCTTGCGTTATTGAACAGCTTGGGGATACGTCTGGTGCTGGTTCATGGCATACGCCCTCAAATCGAGGCGCGCATGGCTTTGCGGGGAATTCCACAGCGCTATTATAAAAATTTGCGCGTCACCGACGCCGACGCGCTGGAATGTGTCAAGGAAGCTGCCGGTACGGTGCGCGTCGAAATTGAAGCGATGCTGTCGCTAAGCCTCATCAACACTCCGATGGCGGGAGTGCGTGTGCGTGTGTCATCGGGCAATGTGGTAATGGCGCGGCCATTGGGCGTGATTGACGGTATCGATTACCAGTATACCGGAAGCGTACGTAAAATCGATGATGCGGCCATATGCGAAAAACTCGATTGCGGCGATATGGTGTTGTTGTCACCGCTTGGCTATTCATCCACCGGCGAAATTTTCAATTTACGCGCGGAGGACGTAGCCAAACAGACGGCTATCGCGCTGAATGCCGATAAACTGTTGCTGCTTTCCGATCAGGTTTACAAAAAACAAGGCAGCGGCGCCATCCGTGAATTGACGGTTATGGAGGCTGAGCGTTTATTGCTCAAACAGGAAATGCTGCCGGAAGGCGTCGTTAACCATCTCAAACTGGCTGTGGAAGCAATAGAAGCCGGCGTAAAGCGCGTGCATTTATTGAACCGGAGCGTGGATGGCGCCATTTTACTGGAGCTGTTTACCCGCGACGGGCAGGGAATGTTGATCAGTGCTTCGCCGTTCGAAGAAATGCGCGCCGCGCATATCGATGATCTGCAGGGAATGCTGGAACTCATTCGTCCGCTGGAGGAAACCGGCATCCTGCTGAAACGTTCACAAAAAGATCTGGAATACGACATTGGCAACTTTAGCGTAATAGAGCGCGACGGCAGTATCATCGGTTGCGCAGCGCTGCATCTTTTCCCGGAAGACAACATGGCCGAACTGGCGTGTCTTGCCATACATCCCGATTATCGCAGTGAAACGCAAGGTGAGCGTCTGTTGCGCTATCTCGAACTGAAGGCAAGCGTACTCGGTATCGGCATATTGTTTGTTCTTACCACGCAGGCATTGCATTGGTTTCGTGAAATGGGTTTCAGCCTTGCCGCCGTGGATGTCTTGCCTCGGCAAAAGCAAAGCACCTATGATTACCGGCGCAATTCCGCTATATTGATTAAAGCGCTGAGCCAGTGAACACGCCACCCGTTTTACGCGTACTGCAGGCCAGCGACTTTCATCTGTGCGCCGACCCCGATACGCTCACTTATGGAACAAACACCGATCAAAGCCTGTGCAGCGTTCTTAATGTTCTGAGGGAATATGCGTTGCCGGACGGCCTGCTGATCGCAACCGGTGATCTGTCGCAGGACGGCAGCGCTGCCAGTTACGATCGCCTAGGTTTAATTTTGCAGCGAACCGGGCTGGAGTTTTGCTGTTTACCCGGAAATCATGACGATGCTCCGCGTATGCGGGCATCTCTTCCTTGTCCACAACGGATACGCAGGGCAGGGTGGCATGTCATCTTGTTGGATACTACGCTTCCCGATTCGCCAGGAGGAAGTATCAAGGAATCGGATCTGCTCCATATCGGCGAATGGCTGCACGAGTTTCCCAATACGCCATGCCTGATTTTCATGCATCATGCCGCCGTCTCCGTAGCAAGCCCGTGGCTGGATACCATGCGTATCGACAATGCCGATAATCTGCTGAACTGCCTGGCTTCTTTCGATCAAATCAAGGCAGTCGTCTTCGGACACGTACACCAGGAACTGGATATCCATTATCGCGGAATCCGTTTTCTCGCCTGCCCATCGACGTGCGCGCAGTTTCTCCCTAAAAGCGCTCAATTCGCACTCGACCCCATTGCTCCCGGTTTCCGCTGGATAGATTTATACGGGAACGGACATATGGAAACGGGTATCGTCAGGGTATGACAGATGACGGCCCATAGCCAATCGGTTACATTATTTAACATAATATACATTATGCGAAGTAGCTAGGTTGATAAAATCGCGCTTCCGAAAAACCTATAGGAAGCAAAGAGCATGGCTAAGCGAAAGCGTAAAAAATCCGATTTTTACAAGCTACGCATCAAGCTGGGTATTAGCCTAGAGAAAACCGCAGAGCTGTGCGGCGTAACAGAACGCAGTGTACAGAACTGGGACAGTAAAGGCGCACCGCTCATGGCGACGCGCCTTTTGTGGTATTACGACTCCAAAAAAATAAACTATCCAGGGTGGCGCGGCTGGGAATTTACACGCGATGGAGTTTTAAGGAACAAACGGCTTAAAGTCAATATCACACCGGACTGGCTCAACAAGTATAAGCTGGTTATCGATCGATTTCTTGCGCTGAAAGCCGAGCAAGATCAGATAACCGGATCATGGGCGTATCGAATGTTGCAGCGATTCGAACGGCTAACAGTCAAAATCAAAAGATACGCAAACAGAAAAAAGCGGCTGGTTAGAGGGTGGTAATTCCACCACAGAGCGGTATTTCTCCAGCGCCCTACCTCAGTCTATTCTATTCAAGCTCGAAGTCGAAAGCGTTACGGCGCGTTGATGCTCC of Candidatus Methylospira mobilis contains these proteins:
- the argE gene encoding acetylornithine deacetylase, which produces MKTTKLPPLIRSIRELIATPSISSADAALDMSNAAVIDLLSDWYSAAGFRVSQQTVAPGKRNMIATLGGGTGSGEGLVLSGHTDTVPFDEGKWSKSPFAGEEAENRIYGLGSCDMKSFLAIALNAAQGIDAAKLRRPLTVLATADEEISMSGAKHLLGENMRLGRYAVIGEPTGLKPIRTHKGVMMESIHIHGQSGHSSDPALGANAIEGMYRVIGELLAWRAELQTQYRNPAFQVETPTLNLGVLKGGDNPNRICGHCELQIDIRPLPGMDLNELRERMNARLDSLLGDFPGLRIETRPLFDGLPPFETSQDADIVKACEYYTGQDSASVSFGTEAPLLARTGLETIILGPGNIAQAHQADEFLEVAQIQPAINILQQLIHRFCIEVR
- the argA gene encoding amino-acid N-acetyltransferase, coding for MFSSGFNAAGFVSSFRHSSPYIHAHRGKTVVVVFGGEVIADASFSGLVNDLALLNSLGIRLVLVHGIRPQIEARMALRGIPQRYYKNLRVTDADALECVKEAAGTVRVEIEAMLSLSLINTPMAGVRVRVSSGNVVMARPLGVIDGIDYQYTGSVRKIDDAAICEKLDCGDMVLLSPLGYSSTGEIFNLRAEDVAKQTAIALNADKLLLLSDQVYKKQGSGAIRELTVMEAERLLLKQEMLPEGVVNHLKLAVEAIEAGVKRVHLLNRSVDGAILLELFTRDGQGMLISASPFEEMRAAHIDDLQGMLELIRPLEETGILLKRSQKDLEYDIGNFSVIERDGSIIGCAALHLFPEDNMAELACLAIHPDYRSETQGERLLRYLELKASVLGIGILFVLTTQALHWFREMGFSLAAVDVLPRQKQSTYDYRRNSAILIKALSQ
- a CDS encoding cupin domain-containing protein — protein: MIDKIAKLIIVSFALFRHAAFAAEFSPPGAPTQNLLEHELELHSNKLKTRVVRINLPPGFNSPLYIHEVPGPRYVVKGQVKIEEGAEAHVYGPTGVFWESGRWMRIENVGSEEAELLAVELTPAVAVEAAPVQQK
- a CDS encoding metallophosphoesterase encodes the protein MNTPPVLRVLQASDFHLCADPDTLTYGTNTDQSLCSVLNVLREYALPDGLLIATGDLSQDGSAASYDRLGLILQRTGLEFCCLPGNHDDAPRMRASLPCPQRIRRAGWHVILLDTTLPDSPGGSIKESDLLHIGEWLHEFPNTPCLIFMHHAAVSVASPWLDTMRIDNADNLLNCLASFDQIKAVVFGHVHQELDIHYRGIRFLACPSTCAQFLPKSAQFALDPIAPGFRWIDLYGNGHMETGIVRV